In the Moraxella osloensis genome, CTAAAGGTGAATGCTGCTAGCGCGGCGGTATCGGTTGGCAAATTTGCCACCTGTTCATCGGTGAGCTTTGCCAAAAAATACAAATCAAATTCCGCTTGTGGGTAGCGTTTGGTTTGTAGTAGCGTCATGCCTAATACATCTTGATAAAAAGCCAAAGACACTTGCGGGTCTTTCACCCTAAGCATGGTGTGATTAAAGACAAACCCATTGGTAGCGGACAAGTTTGACATAGTGATCCTTATTGTAATATGCCTCTAAAAGAAAAAACCTTAAAAGAAAAAGATGTTGACTAAAGTTCATTAATAGCGAGAATTTGCCAAAAATTCAATACTGTTTAATTTTAATTAACTTTTGGATAAAAATATAGCCCTTATTTCTCATAACATCATTGCTTATAAAATCATTGCTCATAACATTACGCTTAGGTAAGTTGCTCAATTCGCTATTTACTATTCAATATTCGCTATTCAATACTCGCTACTCAATAAAAGTCACTTTACCGGTGTCCAAATCATACACTGCCCCAACAATAATTAAGCTACCATTATTAACCGCATCTTCAAGAATACGAGAGCCGTGTTTGAGCTGGGTGACTGACATACGCACGTTGGCTTTAATGCCTCGATTAATCAACTCTTGCTCGTCAATGTCTTGTCCATTGGCGGTATAAATTTCATGCAAGTTGTAAACACTGGGACGGATACGGTCAACAATCGAACGTAAATTGGGCGAAAACTGCTGATCAGGATTGATCAGTGTCTCCACACAAGCCGTCACCGCGCCGCAATGGGAATGACCCAACACCACGACTAACTTGGTACCGAATTTCTCAGCGGCAAACTCAACCGAGCCAATCTGAGACGGCGCGACCACGTTGCCTGCTACACGAATGACGAATAAATCACCCAAACCTTGATCAAAGACAATCTCAGCGGGGACGCGCGCATCAGAACAACCCAAAATAATCGCAAACGGTTCATGCACGTGGGTGAGCGCATTAGACGCTAGCAAGGTTGATTGGGGGTTTTGCACATTCTCTACGAATCGTGCGTTGCCTTGTTTGAGCATCTCGAGCGCTTGCTCGGCAGTTTCTGGACGCGGTAAGTGACTGTTTGGCATTTGGTTTTCTCCTTTCACCCTGTGATAATAACGAAATTTTTGATGATATAAAACGCGATATTTTTTATCATTTTAAACTTTTTAAAACTCAAAATTTTTTTAAGATGGTTCTATAGCTACTATAATACCTCATCGCCTGCCACAGCAATATGCCCATCGGCTATTTGGTTCTTGACTTCCTCCCCTCCCTATCGTTCGGGGATTCCTGCTCCCAGACGGCCAAGCCCGACCGCAAGAATGTTCCGACTGGCATTAATATCTCTATCATGCCATGTGCCACACTTCGCACAAGTCCATTCTCTTATTCGCAAGCCTGCTCTACCTTTCGGACTATTGCGGTCAAATTGACCGCAACACGAGCAAGTTTGGGTAGTGTATTTCTCATTCACGATTTCAAAACGGCAACCTGCGTTCTCGCATTTATAGGTCAATTGTCGTTTGAGTTCAAACCAGCCTGCATCGTAAACCGATTTGGCGAGTTTGCCTTTTTTACTATTAAATTGATTACTCTGAATATCACCGACCACGATTAGCGCATTATCTTTAACTAATTGGGTGGTGAATTTATGGATGAGGTCTTGGCGTGTGTTTTTGATTTTGGCATGAATCGCTTTGACACGCTGTTTGTTTTTAGCTCGTTGAGCAATGGCTAACGCTTTAGCATATTTGAGCGTTTGCTTGATGGTGAGTTTGTCGCCATTTGAGGCGGTAGCACTGTCTTTAAGCCCTAAGTCAATGCCTACACTGCCTGTACCGCATTGTGTCTTGGGGTAGTCTTTGACGGTGATACAGGCATACCAACGGTTACGGCTGTCTTGTACCAATTCGCATGTGTTGATTTGGTATAGGCTAAGGTTGTAGCTGTCCCATAGGTCGATGATTAGCTTTTGCCCTTTGGCTAAACTAAGCTGTAAGGTGGATTTTAAGCCTTTTTTACCTGTTTGGTGTGTGGCGATGTGTTTGATGGCAGATTGTTTAAACGGTAGCCAGCCTAATGATTTACGTTTTGAATTTGGGTTGTTGGTTCGCCAGTTTAGTTTGGCTTTTTTGAATTGGCGACGCGATTTGGCGTGGGTTTCATTGATGGCTTGGATAGTTTGAGAATGTAAACCAAGTAACTCACCGCTACCTTTGGTGTATTCGTTTAGGTCGTAGGCTGAAAAGAACTTGCCAGTACGCTTAAGATGCTCATAGCTTAACGCATTAACGTAGTTCCATACGAAATTAACCAAACCACTTAGGCGGTTAAGCTTTGCTGTGTGTTTATCTCGTATGCGTAGCTTGAGTGTTTTCATGCAAATTATTTTAGCAAAATTTATGCAAGCGTTATAGTGTACAAGTTGCCTTATATCCACCGCCTAAAGTCGGTGGTTTTACGGCAACGGCTGATAAAGACTGAGCGCGTCGATGGAATTCGGACGTTGGCTGATGGCAGCCAAGGTTTTTAATGGGTACGCCTTACGCTGCTGTTTGCCAAGTGCAATACTATCTGCTTGGCTTAGAAGCTTGCCTTGGTAGCGATGGCGCGTCAAATCCACACACTGAGCATGCTGTAAGGATTTGGGCAAAGCAATAGCGATGGGCAGCGCGGCTGTTGCGTGTGTTGCTATTTTTTTGGTCGCTGTTTCTTTAGCGGCTGGTTTTTTTGCGGGTATTTTTTTAGCCGTGGTTTGAGAAGCCGTATTGTTTGCACCTGCTTGAGTGGTTGTTGTTTGGGCATTTGTTGTTTCAGTCGTTGGGTCTTGAGGCTTTTTTTTGTTAGGCATGGCGTGTCTCTTAAATTTTCAATAGGTAATCTTCAATCATTCACTGGCTAAATTATCATCACATAAAAGTCGCTCAAGCTTGCTATTTTAATGGCTTTGGTAAAAAGTTACGTTGCTTATTTGTGCCAAATCAACCTCTTATTATCCACTAAAATTTTATGAACAGCAGGTCAATTTTCAGTAACATTTTTTAATTTTAGCCGTTATACTGAACGCAACTTTTAACTGTATTTTCACAGGTGAAACTATCGAAAAACTCTGTATTTATGTTGTCATGCTGATTGCGCTTTGACCCTACATAAATATGCCATTTTAGCCCGCTATTTTAGCCTTGCCGTGAGATTGTGCCTATGTCTGCATCAACGTCCGCATCAACGCCACAAACCACCCTAAACGCACCATCAGATATGCCTGATAGCGCCCAGCCGACCAACCAAAAACCGGTACTACTACAAATCCGTCATTTATCCAAATCTTATGGCGATACCCAAATTTTGCAAAATATTAATCTAGATATTTATGACGGGGAGTTTTTGACGCTGCTAGGGCCTTCTGGCTGCGGCAAAACTACCCTGCTACGCTTGATTGGCGGGTTTGAGCTGCCCAATGCCGGTAGTTTGCAGTTAGAAGGGGTTGATATTGCAGGCTTACCTGCGGAAAAACGTCCGATTAATACGGTGTTTCAGCAGTATGCCCTGTTTCCGCACATGAATGTGTACGACAATATCGCTTATGGACTAAAACTTAAAGGCGTACCCAAAACCGAAATCGACCAGCGGGTGCGTGAAGCGCTGGCAATGGTACAACTTGACCATACCATCAATCGCCGTCCGCAAGATTTGTCGGGGGGTCAGCAGCAGCGTATCGCCATCGCCCGTGCCGTGGTGAATCGCCCAAAAATGCTGCTACTTGATGAACCTCTATCAGCGCTCGATGCCAAACTACGTGAGCAAATGCAATCAGAACTCAAACGCTTGCAGCGTGAACTGGGTATTACTTTTGTATTCGTGACCCACGACCAACAAGAAGCCTTGTCGATGTCTGACCGGATTGCCGTCATGAAAAACGGCGTATTCCAGCAAATTGATACGCCCATTGGTATCTATGAATCGCCTGCCAATCTATTTACCGCAAGCTTCATTGGCGAAACCAATTTGTTTAAAGGTAAAGTGCTAGAGGTCAACCCAGCCACCATCAAAGTGGAAGTGGTCGAGCAAAATGACGGCTTTCATCCGATTCGTGAATTGCCCCGTCCAAAATTTGACGTGCAAGTCGGTCAAAATGTCAACTTACTGCTGCGCCCTGAAGATATCCGCGTGTACTACACCCATGAAGCTCATGAAGGCTTAATCGGCAACGTGGTAGACAGTGCCTACAAAGGCAGTACCCTAGATTCTGTGATTCGATTAAAAAACGGCAATATCGTCAAAACGTCAGAGTACTTTAACGAAGACGATCCGAATTTTAACTATAAACTGGGTCAAGAAGTGCGTATTGACTGGGTCGATGGTTGGGAGTGGATTTTGCCAGATGAATAATACTACTTCACCTTCGACCTCTAGCGTTTCGGCTGCTAACACGCCTGCCCCTGTTATGACAAAACAAGGCGGGCGTGGCTTTCAGCGTGCGACCCTGTTTGTGATTTGGGCATGGTTGATTATTTTTGCCCTGATTCCCAATATCTTGGTGATTGCCGCCAGTTTTTTGACCCGTGATGAAGATAAGTTTTTAACACTGCCTGTCACCATGGGCAACTATATTCGATTGATTGATCCGCTTTATTTAAAAGTGTTTTTGCATTCGCTGTCGATGGCAGGGATGACGACGATTATCTGTTTGCTGCTCGGTTATCCATTTGCCTACTTGGTCAGTAAAGCCGATAAAAAATGGCAGTCATTATTGATGTTACTGCTCGTGATTCCGTTTTGGACCAACTCATTGGTGCGTCTGTATGCGGTGAAACTCATTATGGCGGCCAATGGTCTGCTCAGCACCCTGCTGATTAACCTTGGGCTTATCAACGAGCCACTGCAAATTTTATATACCCAAAAAGCGGTGATTGGCGGTTTGGTGTATTTGCTGTTTCCGTTTATGGTACTGCCCCTGTATGCGGTATTTGTGGATTTGCGTGACGATTATATTTTGGCATCCAAAGATTTGGGCGCTAACAAGCTACAAACCTTTTGGCACGTGATTTTGCCGCTCACTACACCAGGGATTATTTCAGGGGTATTGCTGGTGCTGTTGCCTGCCATGGGCATGTTTTATGTGGCGGATATCTTGGGCGGTTCACGTAACTTGCTGGTGGGCAATATCATCAAATCGCAGTTTTTGGATGCCCGTGACTGGCCATTTGGTGCCGCGGCGTCCGTGCTATTGACGCTTGCCATGGCATTGCTGATTATGGCGTATCGAGCCAGTAGTAAACGCATTGGCAAAACTGACTACAACGAAGTGGCATAAGGGGGACGCTATGTCTAATACTATGAAATGGTTGTCTCGCCTGTATTTGACCATCGTATATCTGCTGATGTTCTCGCCGATTGCGGTGATGGTGATTTTCTCGTTTAATGCCTCAAAAGTCGGTTATCAGTGGGGCGGTTTTAGTACCCATTGGTACAGCGAGTTATTTAGTAATGCCGCGATGGTACAAGCTGCCATCAATTCGGTCATATTGGCGGTAGTGGCTGCGACGATTTCTACTGCGATTGGCGGTTTGACGGCGTTAGCGTTACAGCGTTATGACTTTAAAGGTAAATCGATACTACAAAGCTTGCTATTTGTGCTGATGATGTCGCCTGAGATTGTCTTGGCGATTTCGCTATTGGCGTTATTTTTGATTGTGGGGATACAGCTGGGTTTTATGACGTTGCTAATTGCGCACATTACCTTTTGTCTGCCCTTTGTGGTGATTACGGTGACTGCACGTCTATCTAGCCTCGACACCCGCGTATTGGAAGCGGCGCGTGATTTGGGTGCCAATGAATTTACCATGATTCGTACCGTGCTTGTACCGATTATTTTGCCTGCGATTTTGGCGGGCTGGGTGCTTGCCTTTACCCTATCACTTGATGATGTGGTGGTATCGACGTTCAATACAGGACCTGACTTTGAGATTTTACCCTTACAGATTTACTCGATGGTGCGTGTTGGGGTAAAACCTGAAGTCAATGCCGTTGGCACAATCTTGCTCGTAATCTCGCTGCTGGGTCTGATTATCTCGCAGTTATTACTTGCCAAAAAGTCGATAAATCTACCATCGACCCAAAAACGTTAAGGAGACTTATATGATATCTCGGATGCTCAATAGAAGACGTTTTTTAGGATATGGCTTGGGTGTTGGCAGCGCTGTTTTAACAGGGGGGCTGGCAAGTAATTTAACGGGTTGTCAAAAAGCGAGCGAAACCGCGACTAGCGCTGCCGCGCCTACTGCCAATCAAGGTAGCAAGGTCGTCAATGTCTATAACTGGACGGAATATATCTCTGACCAAGTGCTTAAAGATTTTACCGCAGAGACAGGTATTGACGTTATTTATAGCACCTTTGATTCTAACGAAGCCATGTATGCCAAACTCAAACTGATGAATGGCAGTGGTGAGTATGATGTGGCATTTCCGGGTACGGATTTTGTCGACAAAATGCGTAAAGAAGGGATGCTTGAGCCGCTTGACCATGCCAAATTAACCAATTTTGGCAACCTGGGCAAAACCTTTATCAATGCCCCTTTTGACCCTGAAAACAAGTTTAGTATCCCCTATCTGTGGGGCTCATCAGGCATTGCCGTCAATACCAAACGCATTGCTAAAGCAAGCTTGAGCAGCTGGAATGACTTATGGAAGCCAGAGTACAAGGGGCGTGTCATGCTGATGAATGACATCCGTGACGTGTTTACCATGAGTCTATTGACCCTTGGCTATAACGGCAGTACCAAAAACCCTGAAGCCATCAAACAGGCTTATGAAAAACTCACCAAGCTGATGCCAAACGTGCGTACCTTTAACTCAGATGCACCGCGCATGCCGTTTATGGAAGGGGAAACTTACTTGGGCTTGGCTTGGAATGGTGAAGTCATCATGGCGCAAGACCAAGGAATGCCAGAGCTCGACTTTGTCTATCCAAAAGAAGGCGCTATTATGTGGATGGATAACATGGTCATCCCCAAAAATGCCAAAAACAACGACAACGCCCATAAGTTTATCGATTTTATCTTGCGACCCAAATACGCTGCCATGATTAGCGAAGAAATTGGCTACGGCTCGCCCAATGAGGCGGCAAAAAAAGAGATGCCACCTGAGCTTGCCAACAATCCGATTGTGTATCCGCCAGCTGATTTGCTAAAACATGCCATGTTCCGTGAAGACGTAGGCGATGAGATAATGGCGCTATATCAGCAGTATTGGGATAGGCTCAAAGTGGATATGTAACTGTTAAACTAGCGGTTATTAAAACATCCATAAAAAAACAACTATAAAAAAAAGCGGGCTTAATCATAAGCCCGCTTTTTTACCCTAAAAATCTGCTTAGCGCATGGTGACAAACTCTTCTGAGCCAGTCGGATGAATCGCCACCGTGTTATCAAAGTCACGTTTGGTTGCGCCCATCTTGATAGCAACAGCAAAACCTTGAATCATCTCATCGACGCCAAAACCTACACCATGCAAGCCCACCACTTTTTCTTCCTCACCCACACAAATCAGCTTCATGTGACACGGCTCACGGTGCTTGGTCACTGCACTATACATCGGGGTAAAACTGGATTTATAGACTTTAACCGCATTGATGCCATAGTCTTTGACCGCCTCTTCTTCACTTAGCCCTATAGTACCAATCGGTGGATGGCTAAAAATCACGCTCGGCACTAGGTTATAGTCCAAATGCTCATTGGGTTTGTTGTTAAACAAGCGCTCAGATAGTCTGCGACCTGCTGCCACCGCCACTGGGGTCAATTGAATACCATTTTCGATGATGTCGCCGACGGCATAGATACCTTCGACATTGGTATTTTGATAGGCATCGACTTTAACAAAGCCTTGCTCATTGACTTCAACGCCCGCTTTATCAAGATTGATGCTATCGGTTGCAGGTGCGCGACCCGTTGCCCAAATCAAACAATCCACCGTCAAGGTCTCATTGTTTGACAATTCAATGCTCAATGAGCCATCTTGGTTTTTGCGTACTTGTTGTGGTAGCACTCCATAATGAAATTCAATGCCATCATCGTGCATGATATGAGTGAGCGTGGTGACAATGTCGGCATCAAAGTTTTTGAGCACCCGCTTGCTACGCACAATCAGATGGGTTTTTGAGCCCAGTGCGTTCATCACCCCTGCAATCTCAACGCCGATATAGCCTGAACCGACAATCGCTACCCGTGGTGGTAATTCGGTCAAGTCAAAAAAACCGTCCGAGTCAATACCCAACTCTGCCCCTTCAATCGCGGGGCGAACAGGTCGACCGCCCATCGCTAGCAAAATATGGTCAGCGGTAATGGTCTCTACCGTGCCGTCATTTTTATATACCTCAACGGTATGTTTATCGGCAAATTTGGCAAAACCATGAATCACATCGACTTGGTTATTTTTAAGACTATTGTTGTACGACTGATGAATACGGCTGATATAAGCTTGGCGACTTTGTACCAATTTGGCAAAATCAAATTGTTTAACATCCAAATCAAAGCCATAGTCAGGCGCATAATGATTTATCGCTGCTGCCATATTGGCGCCATACCACATCACTTTTTTGGGCACACAGCCCACATTGACGCAAGTACCGCCTAGCTGCTTGGCTTCAATCAAGGCACATTTTTTACCATAGCTGGCAGCACGGTTGATGGATGCAATGCCCCCTGACCCACCACCAATCGCGATATAATCATAATGTTTGCTCATAATTCTTCCTGTTTTTTGGTCATTTTCAAAGTTACATGTGGTTATTTTACCAAGTTTTGGCGGCTAGAAAAGTTGTTAATTCTCACCTTTCTCATTGATAAAATAAAACAAATTAGCTTTTTTTTGAATAATTTTAATGAAAAAGGTTTAAACACCCTTGCCTCACAGCAAAAGGTATCAGATAAAATCGGGTTTTTTTGGGTTGACAAAATTCAATCGGCTGTGCCAGCAATTGCGTGCCTAGCGTTGGCACAATCAGCCAGGCTTCGTCGGCATCAAATTCACTGGCGTAGGTAAGTAGTTGGTACATGTCTGCCAAGCTTATGTCGTTAAAAGTAGCCGTTTTTTTCCATTTTACATCGGCGATAATGAGTTTATCGGCAGACTTTAGCCAAATATCGGGTTTGATGGTTAACCCTTGCTGCACGGTCAATGGCTGTCTTTTTTGCTCAACTAGCTCAAAATTCTGCGCGGCAAATTGTTGTTGGATTTTCCTGCCCACCCATTTTTCAAAGGCAAATGGCATATTCACCAGCCAAGTTGGGGTCAAAAACTGCCCTTGGCTACTCGCTTGTTGTAGCGTCAGCAGCGCGTAACAAAAGCTGATAAAATTATAATTACGCTGGGCAGTCAGACTGGGCAACGCGGTCAATTCTTGCAGCGCTTGAGACAATAAGGTGTCGTATAAGTCTCTGGCAACGCTACCCACTGCCTGCCACTGCGGCAGTAATGGGCTCGACAATGGGCTGCTAGCCATGCTGCCAATCACACGCTCGATGGTGGTTTTCACCAAGCAATTGCCAGCGGTATCCATCACAAAATTTTCACTCTGATGATAAAACTTATGTGGCTGGTGGCAGTTATGCTGCAATTGCTCTTTGATGAGTAATTTACCCTGCAGATAGGGCTGATTTTGCTCAAATTGCTGATATTGCTGATTGGGCACATACTGCGCAAATCCCTGCCAAAAATACGCTTGCAGCCACTCGCTAAGCGATAGCGAATGATTGATTGGTGGAGGATTGGGGGCTGGAGGATTAATGAGTCGTTGATTGGCTAGATTGGCTAACGATTTGGGCAATAAGGCTTGCCACACTGCTTTCAGCATCTGTTGCACCCATTGACGGGTTTGGGCAACTTCATCGGCATGGGTGATTTGGGCTTGTGCAAGTTTTGGCAAAATCTCAACTTGCCCGCCACTGGGCAACCCAATCACACCGATATAGTGGCGCACTTTGAGTTGCCACTGCTGCTGTTTACGCTCGATGCGAAACACGTCAAAATTTTGCTCGATAAGCCAGTCAAAATCTTGCCCATCGTCAAAATCTGCCGCGGTCAGGTAACTATGTTCAAACGTGATGATGGTTTTCATTGGGCGCTTTGATAGATTGCAAGATAGCTATTTGGGTCATCAAGCGCCGGGGTATGGATATCAAAACCCGCTTGCTGCGCCATAAATCCAGTTGCTTTTTTGTTATCAACTAGCCTAATAAAGCGTTGCCCAAAGATTGCTTGCAGGATTTGTCCATGGTGCTGGCAGGCTTGGGCAACTTGGGGGATGATGGATTGGCTAAACGCAGCGCTTAACGCGTGCAGCGAATCAATACCCCACAAAAAACTATGCCCTAACTGGCTGTCTTTTGCCAAATTTTGCGAGATTCTTTCATTGAGTGCAGTCAACAATTTGGCTAAATCAATCTCCATCCCATTTGCCATCACTTTACCCAATAACTGTGGCTGTGGTTGATATTCAATAAATTCAAAACGGCGGCGAAATGCCATATCGAGCGGCGCCAATGAATGATCTTGGCTGTTCATGGTGGCGTAGATATCGACATTGCTAGGCACACTAAACGGCTGACGCGAATACGCCAAATTCACCGACAGGCTATCTGTCTGTCCTGCACGTTTACTCGGTTCAATCAAACTCATCAACTCCCCAAACACGCGGGCGACATTGGCGCGGTTGATTTCATCAATCAACATGGCATAACGGTGGCTAGGGTCATGTTTGGCTTGTTGACACAGTCTAAGAAATGCCCCTGACTCAACGCGATAGCTCATCTGCCCATTATCCGCGATGTGAGGACGAATCCCTTCGACAAATTCTTCATACCCATACGCTTGATGAAAACTGACAAAACT is a window encoding:
- a CDS encoding carbonic anhydrase, producing MPNSHLPRPETAEQALEMLKQGNARFVENVQNPQSTLLASNALTHVHEPFAIILGCSDARVPAEIVFDQGLGDLFVIRVAGNVVAPSQIGSVEFAAEKFGTKLVVVLGHSHCGAVTACVETLINPDQQFSPNLRSIVDRIRPSVYNLHEIYTANGQDIDEQELINRGIKANVRMSVTQLKHGSRILEDAVNNGSLIIVGAVYDLDTGKVTFIE
- a CDS encoding RNA-guided endonuclease InsQ/TnpB family protein, which codes for MKTLKLRIRDKHTAKLNRLSGLVNFVWNYVNALSYEHLKRTGKFFSAYDLNEYTKGSGELLGLHSQTIQAINETHAKSRRQFKKAKLNWRTNNPNSKRKSLGWLPFKQSAIKHIATHQTGKKGLKSTLQLSLAKGQKLIIDLWDSYNLSLYQINTCELVQDSRNRWYACITVKDYPKTQCGTGSVGIDLGLKDSATASNGDKLTIKQTLKYAKALAIAQRAKNKQRVKAIHAKIKNTRQDLIHKFTTQLVKDNALIVVGDIQSNQFNSKKGKLAKSVYDAGWFELKRQLTYKCENAGCRFEIVNEKYTTQTCSCCGQFDRNSPKGRAGLRIREWTCAKCGTWHDRDINASRNILAVGLGRLGAGIPER
- the potA gene encoding spermidine/putrescine ABC transporter ATP-binding protein PotA, whose protein sequence is MSASTSASTPQTTLNAPSDMPDSAQPTNQKPVLLQIRHLSKSYGDTQILQNINLDIYDGEFLTLLGPSGCGKTTLLRLIGGFELPNAGSLQLEGVDIAGLPAEKRPINTVFQQYALFPHMNVYDNIAYGLKLKGVPKTEIDQRVREALAMVQLDHTINRRPQDLSGGQQQRIAIARAVVNRPKMLLLDEPLSALDAKLREQMQSELKRLQRELGITFVFVTHDQQEALSMSDRIAVMKNGVFQQIDTPIGIYESPANLFTASFIGETNLFKGKVLEVNPATIKVEVVEQNDGFHPIRELPRPKFDVQVGQNVNLLLRPEDIRVYYTHEAHEGLIGNVVDSAYKGSTLDSVIRLKNGNIVKTSEYFNEDDPNFNYKLGQEVRIDWVDGWEWILPDE
- the potB gene encoding spermidine/putrescine ABC transporter permease PotB, whose translation is MTKQGGRGFQRATLFVIWAWLIIFALIPNILVIAASFLTRDEDKFLTLPVTMGNYIRLIDPLYLKVFLHSLSMAGMTTIICLLLGYPFAYLVSKADKKWQSLLMLLLVIPFWTNSLVRLYAVKLIMAANGLLSTLLINLGLINEPLQILYTQKAVIGGLVYLLFPFMVLPLYAVFVDLRDDYILASKDLGANKLQTFWHVILPLTTPGIISGVLLVLLPAMGMFYVADILGGSRNLLVGNIIKSQFLDARDWPFGAAASVLLTLAMALLIMAYRASSKRIGKTDYNEVA
- the potC gene encoding spermidine/putrescine ABC transporter permease PotC, which codes for MSNTMKWLSRLYLTIVYLLMFSPIAVMVIFSFNASKVGYQWGGFSTHWYSELFSNAAMVQAAINSVILAVVAATISTAIGGLTALALQRYDFKGKSILQSLLFVLMMSPEIVLAISLLALFLIVGIQLGFMTLLIAHITFCLPFVVITVTARLSSLDTRVLEAARDLGANEFTMIRTVLVPIILPAILAGWVLAFTLSLDDVVVSTFNTGPDFEILPLQIYSMVRVGVKPEVNAVGTILLVISLLGLIISQLLLAKKSINLPSTQKR
- a CDS encoding ABC transporter substrate-binding protein; this translates as MISRMLNRRRFLGYGLGVGSAVLTGGLASNLTGCQKASETATSAAAPTANQGSKVVNVYNWTEYISDQVLKDFTAETGIDVIYSTFDSNEAMYAKLKLMNGSGEYDVAFPGTDFVDKMRKEGMLEPLDHAKLTNFGNLGKTFINAPFDPENKFSIPYLWGSSGIAVNTKRIAKASLSSWNDLWKPEYKGRVMLMNDIRDVFTMSLLTLGYNGSTKNPEAIKQAYEKLTKLMPNVRTFNSDAPRMPFMEGETYLGLAWNGEVIMAQDQGMPELDFVYPKEGAIMWMDNMVIPKNAKNNDNAHKFIDFILRPKYAAMISEEIGYGSPNEAAKKEMPPELANNPIVYPPADLLKHAMFREDVGDEIMALYQQYWDRLKVDM
- the gorA gene encoding glutathione-disulfide reductase, with the protein product MSKHYDYIAIGGGSGGIASINRAASYGKKCALIEAKQLGGTCVNVGCVPKKVMWYGANMAAAINHYAPDYGFDLDVKQFDFAKLVQSRQAYISRIHQSYNNSLKNNQVDVIHGFAKFADKHTVEVYKNDGTVETITADHILLAMGGRPVRPAIEGAELGIDSDGFFDLTELPPRVAIVGSGYIGVEIAGVMNALGSKTHLIVRSKRVLKNFDADIVTTLTHIMHDDGIEFHYGVLPQQVRKNQDGSLSIELSNNETLTVDCLIWATGRAPATDSINLDKAGVEVNEQGFVKVDAYQNTNVEGIYAVGDIIENGIQLTPVAVAAGRRLSERLFNNKPNEHLDYNLVPSVIFSHPPIGTIGLSEEEAVKDYGINAVKVYKSSFTPMYSAVTKHREPCHMKLICVGEEEKVVGLHGVGFGVDEMIQGFAVAIKMGATKRDFDNTVAIHPTGSEEFVTMR
- a CDS encoding 5-methylcytosine restriction system specificity protein McrC; the protein is MKTIITFEHSYLTAADFDDGQDFDWLIEQNFDVFRIERKQQQWQLKVRHYIGVIGLPSGGQVEILPKLAQAQITHADEVAQTRQWVQQMLKAVWQALLPKSLANLANQRLINPPAPNPPPINHSLSLSEWLQAYFWQGFAQYVPNQQYQQFEQNQPYLQGKLLIKEQLQHNCHQPHKFYHQSENFVMDTAGNCLVKTTIERVIGSMASSPLSSPLLPQWQAVGSVARDLYDTLLSQALQELTALPSLTAQRNYNFISFCYALLTLQQASSQGQFLTPTWLVNMPFAFEKWVGRKIQQQFAAQNFELVEQKRQPLTVQQGLTIKPDIWLKSADKLIIADVKWKKTATFNDISLADMYQLLTYASEFDADEAWLIVPTLGTQLLAQPIEFCQPKKTRFYLIPFAVRQGCLNLFH
- a CDS encoding McrB family protein, producing MIRELAKNIIYTGVAGTGKTYQLQQIAKQYTEFLPTATQDDLLKNLVEPLSWREVICLVLLDEKQKGKSLLKVPELVQSAIFLAKASLKDRKENLNQTAWGTLMMYSDKNSVRVKYHRRASQSYFDKDDSSNWFLLADSLPLLTDLQNKLDDYQAAIHSQFQPNYLQPKLERFSFVSFHQAYGYEEFVEGIRPHIADNGQMSYRVESGAFLRLCQQAKHDPSHRYAMLIDEINRANVARVFGELMSLIEPSKRAGQTDSLSVNLAYSRQPFSVPSNVDIYATMNSQDHSLAPLDMAFRRRFEFIEYQPQPQLLGKVMANGMEIDLAKLLTALNERISQNLAKDSQLGHSFLWGIDSLHALSAAFSQSIIPQVAQACQHHGQILQAIFGQRFIRLVDNKKATGFMAQQAGFDIHTPALDDPNSYLAIYQSAQ